One genomic segment of Flagellimonas marinaquae includes these proteins:
- a CDS encoding RNA polymerase sigma factor, with amino-acid sequence MDSKDPYSRYSDEKLVKQIVADNDTMLFGKLYDRYAQMVYNKCYGFAKSEDEAEDLTQDVFLQLFIKLRTFKGKSKFSTWLYSFTYNFCVNYVNRNKQRKIQDNSVQVENSEYKLTQEVSDESLFEMKTDKLKKAMELIAVEDKSILLLKYQDGASIKELVDLMEIGESAVKMRLKRAKERLLEIYKTLE; translated from the coding sequence TTGGATTCAAAAGACCCTTATTCTCGTTATTCCGATGAGAAATTAGTGAAACAGATCGTAGCGGACAACGATACCATGCTTTTTGGTAAGTTGTACGACCGCTATGCGCAAATGGTGTACAATAAATGTTACGGTTTTGCAAAATCTGAGGACGAGGCGGAGGATTTAACGCAAGATGTGTTCCTCCAGCTTTTTATCAAACTTCGAACGTTTAAAGGAAAATCGAAGTTTTCTACTTGGCTCTATTCCTTTACCTATAACTTTTGTGTGAACTATGTTAACCGTAATAAGCAACGAAAAATACAGGATAATTCCGTACAGGTCGAAAACTCCGAATATAAGCTGACCCAAGAAGTTTCCGATGAGAGTTTGTTCGAAATGAAAACGGACAAGCTCAAGAAAGCCATGGAACTCATTGCAGTGGAAGATAAGTCCATTTTGTTGCTGAAATACCAGGACGGGGCGAGCATAAAAGAACTTGTAGATTTAATGGAGATTGGGGAAAGTGCAGTAAAAATGCGGTTAAAACGGGCAAAGGAAAGATTGTTGGAAATATATAAAACTTTGGAATAG
- a CDS encoding Nif3-like dinuclear metal center hexameric protein — MTVNEIAKTLEELAPLAHAEDFDNVGLLVGNPKMKVKGILVTLDTLENVVDEAIAKNCNLIVSFHPIIFKGLKKLTGSNYVERVVLKAIANNIAIYSMHTALDNNKMGVNAKICEVLGIKNPKILIPKAKSIKKLTTYAPLADAEKIKTSLFEAGAGEIGKYSNCSYSLEGIGSFKAESGADPSVGKVGEVHFEKETQINVIYSFEKESAILKALFSSHPYEEVAYEIITLENTNQDLGMGMIGTLETELTEKAFLLMVKERMNASVVRHSELLGKKVNKVAILGGSGAFAIEAASKSGADIYVTADLKYHDFYRAENQMVVADIGHFETEQFTKDLLVDYLTKKIPNFAVSLSESITNPIKYL; from the coding sequence ATGACCGTTAACGAAATAGCAAAAACGCTAGAGGAATTGGCCCCTTTGGCCCATGCAGAGGATTTTGACAATGTAGGTTTACTGGTGGGCAACCCCAAAATGAAGGTCAAGGGTATTTTGGTCACCTTGGACACTTTGGAGAATGTGGTGGACGAAGCCATTGCCAAAAATTGTAATTTGATCGTAAGCTTTCATCCCATTATATTTAAAGGTTTAAAAAAACTTACCGGAAGCAATTATGTTGAACGAGTGGTGCTCAAGGCCATTGCCAACAACATTGCCATTTACAGCATGCATACGGCACTGGACAATAACAAAATGGGGGTCAATGCCAAAATCTGTGAGGTCCTAGGCATTAAAAATCCAAAAATCCTGATTCCAAAAGCCAAGAGTATTAAAAAACTGACCACATACGCTCCCTTGGCAGACGCAGAAAAAATAAAAACATCCCTTTTTGAGGCAGGGGCCGGCGAAATAGGCAAATACAGCAATTGCAGTTATAGCCTGGAAGGTATCGGGAGTTTTAAAGCAGAGAGCGGGGCCGACCCATCTGTAGGAAAAGTTGGGGAAGTCCATTTTGAAAAAGAGACGCAAATCAATGTTATCTATTCCTTTGAAAAAGAAAGTGCTATTTTAAAAGCGCTCTTTTCATCCCATCCATACGAGGAAGTGGCCTATGAGATTATCACCCTCGAAAACACCAATCAAGATCTTGGAATGGGCATGATCGGCACATTGGAGACAGAACTAACGGAAAAAGCGTTTCTGCTAATGGTCAAGGAGCGGATGAACGCATCGGTCGTCCGCCATTCCGAACTCTTGGGAAAAAAGGTAAACAAAGTCGCTATTTTGGGCGGTAGTGGTGCATTTGCCATAGAAGCTGCCAGTAAATCCGGTGCAGATATCTATGTAACTGCCGATCTAAAATACCACGATTTTTACCGTGCAGAAAACCAAATGGTGGTCGCCGATATTGGGCACTTTGAAACTGAGCAGTTTACAAAAGATTTATTGGTTGATTATCTTACGAAAAAAATTCCTAATTTTGCAGTCTCTTTATCGGAGAGTATAACGAATCCCATCAAGTATTTATAA
- a CDS encoding FAD-dependent oxidoreductase, with the protein MVQTPKNIAIIGSGLVGSLLAIYLRKIGHKVTVFDRRPDIRTIKFSGRSINLAMSNRGWRSLNAVGIGEKIKDIAIPLDKRAMHVNDKPVYFQKYGKEGEAIWSISRGILNKRMIDLAEEAGTVFRFDEKVWDVNLPEAKIYTGETEKGKWTEYQFDIIFGCDGAFSRVRHKMQRRSRFDYSQDFIDVGYKELTIPANEDGTHKLDKNSFHIWPRGEFMLIAMPNIDGSFTCTLFLPFEGKVSFESLTTVDAAKAFFKEYFPNVRKEIENLTKDFFQNPTSAMVTMKCYPWTYWNKVALVGDSAHAIVPFYGQGMNAGFEDIFILNKLMKKYGDDWDAIFSEYQKERKPNADAIAELSYRNFVEMSRKTADPKFLLQKKIEKHFAALHPEKWIPVYSRVTFSDRPYAEALAIGDMQEAIMKQVMQIPNIEEKWDSKEVEEMILELL; encoded by the coding sequence ATGGTACAGACTCCAAAAAATATAGCCATCATCGGTTCCGGATTGGTGGGCTCTTTGTTAGCGATTTATCTCCGAAAAATTGGACACAAGGTCACAGTTTTTGATAGAAGGCCGGATATTAGGACAATCAAGTTTTCTGGCAGGTCCATTAATTTGGCCATGAGCAATAGGGGTTGGCGCTCCCTTAATGCAGTAGGTATTGGTGAAAAGATCAAGGATATAGCCATTCCGTTGGATAAAAGGGCCATGCACGTTAACGATAAGCCCGTATATTTTCAAAAATATGGGAAGGAAGGGGAGGCCATCTGGTCCATTTCTCGCGGTATTTTGAACAAACGGATGATCGATTTGGCCGAAGAAGCAGGAACGGTGTTCAGGTTCGACGAAAAAGTGTGGGACGTTAACCTGCCCGAAGCTAAAATTTATACGGGGGAAACCGAAAAAGGAAAGTGGACGGAATATCAGTTCGATATCATTTTTGGTTGCGATGGTGCGTTTTCCAGAGTGCGCCACAAAATGCAACGTAGGAGTAGGTTTGATTATTCACAAGATTTTATCGATGTAGGGTATAAGGAACTTACCATACCAGCCAACGAGGATGGAACCCATAAGCTGGATAAAAACTCTTTTCATATATGGCCGCGAGGTGAGTTTATGCTCATTGCCATGCCCAATATTGATGGTAGTTTTACCTGTACCCTGTTTTTACCGTTTGAAGGGAAGGTGTCTTTTGAAAGTTTAACCACTGTGGATGCGGCGAAGGCATTTTTTAAGGAGTATTTTCCCAACGTACGCAAGGAAATCGAGAATTTGACCAAAGATTTTTTTCAAAACCCAACCAGCGCCATGGTGACCATGAAATGTTATCCTTGGACCTATTGGAACAAAGTTGCTCTGGTCGGTGATTCGGCACACGCCATTGTGCCCTTTTATGGTCAGGGCATGAATGCCGGTTTTGAGGATATATTTATCCTTAACAAACTCATGAAGAAATATGGGGACGATTGGGACGCTATTTTTTCCGAGTACCAAAAGGAACGTAAGCCCAATGCAGATGCCATTGCTGAGTTGAGCTATCGAAATTTTGTGGAAATGAGCCGTAAAACGGCAGACCCTAAGTTTTTGCTACAGAAAAAAATTGAAAAGCATTTTGCGGCCCTACATCCGGAGAAATGGATTCCTGTTTACAGTCGGGTCACATTTTCGGACAGGCCCTACGCCGAAGCTCTTGCTATTGGGGATATGCAGGAAGCTATTATGAAACAAGTGATGCAAATACCGAATATTGAAGAAAAGTGGGATTCCAAGGAAGTTGAAGAAATGATTCTGGAGTTGTTATAG
- a CDS encoding DUF2256 domain-containing protein → MAHLKTYLPLKHCPVCQRPFAWRKKWAKDWENVIYCSAHCRKNKNKHDN, encoded by the coding sequence TTGGCACATCTTAAAACATATTTACCTCTAAAACATTGCCCGGTTTGCCAAAGACCTTTTGCTTGGCGAAAAAAATGGGCGAAAGATTGGGAAAACGTAATTTATTGCAGCGCACACTGCAGAAAAAACAAGAACAAACATGACAACTAG
- a CDS encoding mechanosensitive ion channel family protein, with protein METINNWKAIASESLSTIGREIATAFPKIFGAIIILIIGWLTIKIVTFLLKKVLKITKIDALNEKINDMEITGKSDFKIDLSKIVLGFAKWFLILVFLILAADILNFQIISQEIGNLLNYLPRFFSALVLLMVGFYIGSLVKKTVKKLFESFELGGSNLVSNLLFYIIVIFMSITALNQAGVDTTIITNNITMILGAFLLAFALGVGLGTREIIADIMRSFYTRKTYAVGDRIVIGDDEGTIKAIENNSLILETRAGEFVIPIKDVVSQKVQIKS; from the coding sequence ATGGAAACAATAAACAATTGGAAGGCAATAGCATCGGAGTCTCTTTCTACGATAGGAAGGGAAATAGCGACTGCTTTTCCCAAAATATTTGGGGCGATCATAATTTTGATTATTGGATGGTTGACTATTAAAATTGTGACATTTCTATTAAAAAAGGTACTCAAGATTACCAAAATAGATGCACTCAACGAGAAAATAAACGACATGGAGATAACTGGTAAGAGCGATTTTAAGATTGATCTTTCCAAAATTGTACTGGGCTTTGCCAAATGGTTTCTGATCTTGGTCTTCCTAATATTGGCCGCCGATATTTTAAATTTTCAGATCATATCCCAGGAAATCGGCAACCTCCTCAATTATCTGCCCAGGTTTTTTAGTGCATTGGTACTTTTAATGGTAGGGTTCTATATAGGCAGTTTGGTAAAAAAAACGGTAAAAAAACTATTCGAATCCTTTGAGTTGGGAGGTTCCAACTTGGTAAGTAACCTGCTGTTTTACATTATCGTCATTTTTATGTCCATCACGGCGTTGAACCAAGCAGGGGTCGATACCACCATCATAACCAATAATATAACCATGATATTGGGGGCGTTTCTGTTGGCATTTGCATTGGGCGTAGGTCTGGGAACACGAGAAATTATTGCAGATATCATGAGGTCCTTCTATACAAGAAAGACCTATGCCGTTGGAGACAGAATTGTGATCGGGGACGACGAAGGGACCATCAAGGCCATCGAAAACAATAGCCTTATTTTAGAGACCCGAGCCGGAGAATTTGTGATTCCGATCAAGGATGTGGTATCACAAAAAGTACAGATAAAATCTTAA
- a CDS encoding cryptochrome/photolyase family protein, with amino-acid sequence MKTLRLILGDQLNLSHSWFDKVTDDHTYLMAEMRQETDYVKHHIQKVVGFFRSMRNFSNTLKEEGHHVIYYRIGDEKNPQNLPELIKKAISEHQIEKFEYQLPDEYRLDQQLKEIVKSITISSEVFDTEHFYTKRNDLENHFKGKKQLLMESFYRMMRRKHNILMINDQPEGGKWNFDQSNRKKWDGSPKIPKELSFDTDVTELLEEIKNADIKTFGNIDAKNFHWPTSHEECKKLLTFFCSNLLKYFGDYQDALHTQEKYLFHSRLSFGMNSKMLSPQEVIHTVLDHYHAHKDDIHISQVEGFIRQILGWREYMRGVYWKEMPGYAKVNKLENRNPLPDFFWTGKTKMNCLHKAITQSLDDAYAHHIQRLMIIGNYALLTQIDPDKVDAWYLGVYIDAIEWVEITNTRGMSQYADGGIVATKPYVSSANYINKMGNYCKECSYSHTKKSGEKSCPFNSLYWNFLEDKKAFFKDNQRMNMMLSLLKKKNKEELKDLQDRARKIIANPELF; translated from the coding sequence ATGAAAACACTTCGACTAATCCTTGGTGACCAATTGAACCTATCACACAGCTGGTTCGATAAAGTGACCGACGACCATACATACCTAATGGCCGAAATGCGCCAAGAAACCGATTATGTAAAGCACCATATTCAAAAAGTGGTCGGCTTTTTTCGTTCCATGAGGAATTTTTCAAACACTTTAAAAGAGGAGGGGCACCATGTCATCTATTATAGGATAGGTGATGAGAAAAATCCTCAAAACTTGCCCGAGCTCATCAAAAAAGCCATTTCGGAACACCAAATTGAAAAGTTCGAATACCAATTGCCCGATGAATACCGATTGGACCAGCAGCTCAAGGAAATCGTAAAATCCATTACCATTAGTTCGGAGGTTTTTGACACCGAACATTTTTACACCAAAAGAAATGATCTGGAAAATCACTTTAAAGGAAAAAAACAATTGTTGATGGAGAGTTTCTACCGCATGATGCGAAGGAAACATAACATTTTGATGATCAATGATCAGCCCGAAGGCGGTAAATGGAACTTTGACCAAAGTAACCGTAAAAAATGGGACGGATCGCCAAAAATTCCCAAAGAACTATCTTTTGATACCGACGTTACCGAACTGTTGGAAGAAATTAAAAATGCGGATATAAAAACCTTCGGAAACATTGACGCCAAAAATTTTCACTGGCCAACATCGCACGAGGAATGTAAAAAGTTATTGACGTTTTTCTGTTCCAATCTGTTGAAATATTTTGGTGATTATCAAGATGCATTGCATACTCAGGAAAAATACCTGTTCCATTCGCGCCTTTCCTTTGGCATGAACAGCAAAATGCTGTCACCCCAAGAAGTAATCCATACCGTATTGGACCATTACCATGCGCATAAAGATGACATCCATATCTCGCAAGTGGAAGGTTTTATCCGTCAGATACTAGGTTGGCGGGAATACATGCGGGGGGTATATTGGAAGGAAATGCCGGGATATGCCAAAGTGAACAAATTGGAGAACCGCAACCCGCTCCCGGATTTCTTTTGGACGGGCAAAACCAAAATGAACTGTTTGCACAAGGCCATTACCCAAAGTTTAGACGATGCGTATGCCCATCATATTCAACGGCTCATGATCATTGGAAACTACGCCCTTCTCACTCAAATTGACCCCGATAAAGTGGATGCTTGGTACCTTGGCGTATATATAGATGCGATCGAGTGGGTGGAAATTACCAATACCCGGGGCATGAGCCAATATGCCGATGGTGGCATTGTGGCGACCAAGCCTTATGTAAGCAGTGCCAATTATATTAATAAAATGGGCAACTATTGTAAGGAATGTAGTTATAGCCATACTAAAAAGTCGGGAGAAAAATCCTGTCCCTTCAATTCGCTTTACTGGAATTTTTTAGAAGATAAAAAAGCGTTTTTTAAGGACAATCAACGTATGAACATGATGTTGAGCTTATTGAAAAAGAAGAATAAGGAAGAACTCAAGGATTTACAGGATAGGGCCAGGAAAATTATTGCAAATCCGGAGCTATTCTGA
- a CDS encoding zinc ribbon domain-containing protein, translated as MANKKENTVEEKLRALYDLQLIDSRVDEIRNVRGELPLEVQDLEDEVLGLKTRMDKLKTDVETINFEITAKKNLIEESKSLIKKYSEQQKNVRNSREFNSLSKEVEFQELEIQLAEKNIKEFKAQIEQKKEVISQTKEKLSERESHLKHKKGELDAILAETEKEEKALLKKSEEYEEQIEERLVKAYKRIRHNVKNGLAVVPVERGASGGSFFTIPPQVQVEIASRKKIITDEHSGRILVDPLLAEEEQERMEKLFAKL; from the coding sequence ATGGCGAACAAGAAAGAAAACACTGTGGAGGAAAAGTTGAGAGCACTATACGATCTACAGCTTATTGATTCCAGAGTGGATGAAATCCGCAACGTTAGAGGCGAATTGCCTTTGGAAGTACAAGACTTGGAAGACGAAGTTCTTGGTCTTAAAACCAGAATGGACAAATTAAAAACGGATGTTGAGACCATCAACTTTGAGATTACTGCCAAAAAGAATCTTATTGAAGAGTCCAAGTCGCTGATCAAAAAATATAGCGAGCAACAAAAAAACGTGAGGAACAGCCGTGAATTTAATTCCCTGAGCAAGGAAGTGGAGTTCCAAGAATTGGAGATTCAATTGGCCGAAAAGAACATTAAGGAGTTCAAAGCGCAAATTGAACAGAAAAAGGAAGTAATTTCCCAGACCAAAGAAAAATTGTCCGAGCGCGAAAGCCATTTAAAACACAAAAAAGGCGAATTGGATGCTATTCTTGCAGAAACCGAAAAAGAGGAAAAAGCGCTTTTGAAAAAATCTGAAGAGTACGAAGAGCAGATTGAAGAGCGTTTGGTGAAGGCCTACAAAAGAATCCGTCACAATGTAAAAAACGGTTTGGCCGTGGTTCCTGTAGAGCGAGGTGCTTCAGGTGGTTCCTTTTTCACGATTCCTCCACAGGTTCAGGTAGAGATAGCTTCGCGCAAAAAAATTATTACAGACGAGCACAGTGGTAGGATTTTGGTAGATCCGCTACTGGCCGAAGAAGAACAAGAAAGAATGGAAAAGCTTTTCGCAAAGCTTTAA
- a CDS encoding DASH family cryptochrome → MTTSLIWFGNNLRVHDNEALHLAAKANRLIALYCFDPRQFETDKFGFKKTERFRAKFLLETVQQLHENLKALNITLYVYQEKPEDVIPDLVRQFIIDAVFVQNEWTSEEKQTVQNVQNLLPKGTVLHKTFDQFLFHPDDIPFASPAQIPSIFTLFRKKCEKYSSVRQCFTLPKVFPIENQVDPNTKVPTLESLGFLDFKTDYRSAFPYKGGEENARMRIQHYFWDTKKLAYYKKTRNGLTGTDYSSKLSPWLANGSISARTIYWEIRRFEKEIKKNQDTYWLVFELIWRDYFKYISLKHGNDIFKLEGILHKKYDWHTIQDVKMAWINGETNDDFVNANMIELKQTGWMSNRGRQNVASFWSKHLQQDWRIGAAYFESMLIDYDVHSNWGNWMYNSGVGNDPRNRTFNTKRQADMYDPNKKFRSLWLQPTLF, encoded by the coding sequence ATGACAACTAGCCTAATTTGGTTTGGAAATAATTTACGGGTACACGACAACGAAGCTTTGCATCTGGCCGCCAAGGCCAATAGGTTAATAGCCCTGTATTGTTTTGACCCTAGGCAATTCGAAACGGATAAATTTGGATTCAAGAAAACGGAACGCTTCAGGGCAAAATTTCTATTGGAAACGGTTCAACAGCTTCATGAAAATTTAAAAGCACTCAATATCACTCTTTATGTTTACCAAGAAAAGCCAGAGGATGTTATACCTGATTTGGTGAGGCAATTTATTATAGATGCCGTTTTTGTACAGAACGAATGGACCTCTGAAGAGAAACAAACCGTACAAAATGTTCAAAATCTATTACCCAAAGGGACTGTTTTGCATAAGACCTTCGACCAATTCCTATTTCATCCCGATGACATTCCCTTTGCCTCCCCTGCACAAATCCCTTCAATATTCACACTTTTTCGAAAAAAATGCGAAAAATATTCCTCGGTGAGACAATGTTTTACTTTGCCCAAAGTATTTCCCATAGAAAATCAAGTAGACCCCAACACTAAAGTCCCAACATTGGAAAGTCTTGGGTTCTTAGATTTTAAAACAGATTACAGGTCCGCCTTTCCGTACAAAGGTGGCGAGGAAAATGCCCGAATGCGCATACAACATTACTTTTGGGACACCAAAAAACTGGCCTACTATAAAAAAACGAGAAACGGACTTACCGGCACCGATTACAGCTCCAAACTCTCACCCTGGTTGGCCAATGGAAGTATTTCCGCTCGAACCATCTATTGGGAAATAAGACGATTTGAAAAGGAAATAAAAAAGAATCAGGATACGTATTGGTTGGTTTTTGAGCTGATTTGGCGTGATTACTTCAAATACATTTCGTTAAAACACGGAAATGATATTTTTAAATTGGAAGGCATTCTTCACAAAAAATATGACTGGCACACAATACAAGATGTCAAAATGGCATGGATCAACGGGGAAACCAATGATGATTTTGTAAACGCCAATATGATCGAACTAAAACAAACCGGATGGATGAGCAACCGTGGCAGACAGAACGTGGCCAGTTTTTGGTCCAAACACCTACAACAAGATTGGCGAATAGGGGCCGCCTATTTTGAATCGATGCTCATAGACTACGACGTACACAGCAATTGGGGCAACTGGATGTACAACAGTGGTGTGGGCAACGACCCGCGAAACAGAACTTTTAACACAAAACGGCAGGCGGATATGTACGATCCCAATAAAAAATTCCGATCGCTTTGGCTACAACCCACTCTTTTTTAA
- a CDS encoding ClpP family protease: MSSKKGKVQELIQEKLLNDRKVFLWGQVDDDSAKHVIDRLLYLDMLNNDEIQLIINSPGGYVTSGFAIYDTIKQIKSPVSTVCSGLAASMGSILLSVGEKGRRFIQPHARVMIHQPSGGARGQASNIEIQAREIIKTKELGAKILAENCGQSFDKVMKDFDRDYWMGAEESVAYGIVDDILK, translated from the coding sequence ATGAGTTCAAAAAAAGGAAAAGTTCAGGAATTGATCCAAGAAAAGTTATTAAACGACCGCAAAGTGTTTTTGTGGGGACAAGTAGATGATGATTCTGCCAAACATGTAATCGATAGGCTACTGTATTTGGATATGTTGAACAATGATGAGATTCAATTGATTATCAATAGCCCCGGAGGCTACGTAACTTCCGGGTTTGCCATTTACGATACCATTAAACAGATCAAAAGCCCTGTATCTACCGTTTGTTCCGGATTGGCGGCCTCAATGGGCTCCATTCTATTATCCGTAGGCGAAAAGGGCAGAAGATTTATTCAGCCCCATGCCCGCGTAATGATCCATCAGCCTAGCGGTGGTGCAAGAGGGCAGGCATCGAATATCGAGATTCAGGCCAGAGAGATTATAAAGACCAAGGAGTTGGGTGCCAAAATATTGGCGGAAAACTGTGGGCAGTCTTTTGACAAGGTAATGAAGGATTTTGATCGTGATTATTGGATGGGTGCAGAAGAATCTGTGGCGTATGGCATCGTAGATGATATATTGAAATAA